The proteins below are encoded in one region of Alkalihalobacillus sp. TS-13:
- a CDS encoding heavy metal translocating P-type ATPase yields the protein MQQAKVRETEQHVYKISGFTUASCAKKFETNVKRLDGVLDAKVNFTASKLTVKGNAHVKEIEKAGAFENLKVRPDHLKEEEKKEPFLKRHWNVFIAGIFLIVGWTISLLNGEGSFLANGFYAGSILIGGYRLFLIGLKNLLSLEFNMRTLMTIAIIGAALIGEWGEGAMVVILFAISEILEAYSMEKARQSIRGLMEIAPKEATVLRYNKEMTIPVEDVLVGDTMIVLPGQKLAMDGLVTKGGSFVNQSAVTGESVPVHLSVGDEAFAGTLNEDGYLEVEVTKRVEDTTLAKIIHLVEEAQEERAPSQSFVDRFAKYYTPAIILVAIGVAVIPPLLGGSWGEWIYQGLAVLVVGCPCALVISTPVSIVTAVGNAARNGVLVKGGVYLEEAGKLKSIAFDKTGTLTKGIPEVTDIIPLVEYKESEIIRIAAFLESRSQHPLASAILKKSEEMGIEKPSENIENFKSITGKGIKGTIDQTVYYAGSLALFTEDLQVQLEHDTYTVIDRLRSEGKTVLAVGTEEHLLALIAVADTIRDESAEVVKALHSMNIKNTIMLTGDHQLTANSIGEQINISTIKAELLPEEKLNYIKEYEQRFGKVAMVGDGVNDAPALASSTVGIAMGGAGTDTAIETADIALMGDDLRKLPYTIKLSRKTLAIIKQNIAFSIGVKLLALLLVVPGWLTLWIAIFADMGATLLVTLNGLRLLKVKE from the coding sequence TTGCAACAAGCTAAAGTGAGAGAAACAGAACAGCATGTATATAAGATCTCTGGATTCACCTGAGCTAGTTGTGCCAAAAAGTTCGAAACGAACGTAAAACGCCTGGATGGTGTTTTAGACGCAAAAGTAAATTTTACAGCTTCAAAGCTTACAGTTAAAGGAAACGCACATGTAAAAGAGATTGAAAAAGCGGGGGCTTTTGAAAACTTGAAAGTCCGTCCTGACCATTTGAAAGAAGAAGAAAAGAAAGAACCGTTTCTGAAACGCCATTGGAATGTGTTCATTGCCGGGATTTTTTTAATAGTCGGTTGGACAATCAGCTTGTTAAACGGAGAAGGATCGTTTTTAGCTAACGGCTTTTATGCAGGTTCTATACTTATAGGGGGATATCGATTATTCCTTATAGGATTAAAAAACCTGCTTAGTCTCGAATTCAATATGAGGACACTCATGACAATCGCAATCATCGGAGCTGCCTTGATCGGTGAATGGGGTGAAGGTGCCATGGTCGTGATCCTGTTTGCAATCAGTGAAATCCTTGAAGCTTATTCGATGGAAAAAGCACGCCAGTCAATCCGCGGATTGATGGAAATCGCCCCAAAGGAAGCGACTGTTCTGCGATACAATAAGGAAATGACAATCCCTGTAGAGGACGTGCTAGTCGGAGATACGATGATTGTTTTACCGGGGCAAAAGCTAGCCATGGATGGACTCGTTACGAAAGGCGGATCATTCGTGAACCAATCTGCGGTTACTGGCGAATCTGTACCAGTCCACCTGTCTGTCGGCGATGAAGCTTTTGCTGGAACATTGAATGAAGATGGCTATTTAGAAGTTGAAGTGACGAAACGGGTAGAGGATACAACATTAGCGAAGATCATCCATCTAGTTGAAGAAGCACAAGAAGAGCGCGCTCCATCCCAATCGTTTGTAGATCGTTTCGCAAAATATTATACCCCCGCCATCATTTTAGTGGCGATAGGAGTAGCGGTAATTCCGCCATTATTAGGGGGAAGCTGGGGAGAATGGATCTATCAAGGGCTGGCTGTCCTAGTCGTCGGCTGTCCTTGTGCACTCGTGATTTCGACGCCTGTTTCCATTGTCACAGCAGTTGGGAATGCTGCACGGAACGGTGTGTTAGTAAAAGGCGGTGTCTATTTAGAAGAAGCGGGGAAATTGAAATCTATTGCATTTGATAAAACCGGAACCTTGACAAAGGGAATCCCTGAAGTCACCGATATTATCCCGCTGGTCGAATACAAGGAGTCTGAAATTATCCGGATTGCTGCTTTTCTTGAAAGTAGATCGCAGCACCCTTTAGCATCTGCAATATTGAAGAAATCTGAAGAGATGGGGATTGAGAAGCCATCAGAGAATATAGAGAACTTCAAATCGATTACCGGTAAGGGTATAAAAGGTACGATCGATCAGACTGTTTATTATGCTGGAAGTCTTGCATTATTTACTGAGGATTTGCAAGTCCAGCTTGAACATGATACGTATACTGTCATCGATCGTCTTCGTTCTGAAGGGAAAACTGTGCTGGCGGTCGGCACAGAAGAGCATCTGCTTGCGCTCATTGCAGTAGCGGATACAATACGGGATGAAAGTGCCGAAGTCGTGAAAGCACTACATTCTATGAATATCAAAAATACAATCATGCTGACTGGTGACCATCAGCTGACAGCAAACAGCATCGGGGAGCAAATAAACATTTCTACCATAAAAGCAGAACTGCTTCCTGAAGAAAAATTAAACTACATTAAAGAGTATGAACAGCGGTTTGGGAAAGTCGCGATGGTCGGGGATGGTGTAAATGACGCACCTGCTCTTGCTTCCTCTACCGTTGGAATTGCCATGGGCGGTGCTGGTACCGATACAGCTATCGAAACAGCGGATATCGCTCTGATGGGAGATGACTTACGCAAACTTCCATATACCATCAAGCTTAGCCGGAAAACTCTTGCGATCATCAAGCAGAACATTGCTTTTTCGATCGGAGTTAAACTATTGGCACTCTTACTCGTCGTGCCAGGTTGGCTGACTCTGTGGATTGCGATCTTTGCAGATATGGGGGCAACCCTTCTTGTTACATTGAATGGCCTAAGGCTTTTAAAAGTAAAAGAATAA
- the argH gene encoding argininosuccinate lyase: MAKLWGGRFTKETNKLVEEFTASIEFDQQLALEDIKGSLAHVQMLAECEIISLEEADTIKNGLETLKKKIENEELEYAVEHEDIHMNIEKHLIDEIGTVGGKLHTGRSRNDQVATDMHLYLKTKTTEIIQLVEQVQHSILVQSKANVDTILPGYTHLQRAQPISFAHHLMAYFWMFERDKERLVDSLKRVNVLPLGAGALAGTTFSINRERVAEILEFDSIYPNSMDAVSDRDFILEFLSIASIMMTHISRLSEEMVIWSSQEFGFIELDDSFCTGSSIMPQKKNPDVPELLRAKTGRTYGNLMGLLTVLKGLPLAYNKDMQEDKEGMFDTVKTLDGSLKLLAPMIETMTVNTGAMRKAVTEDYSNATDLADYLVTKGLPFREAHAIIGQIVLHAIQQKKYLLDLNLEVYQEFSPLFEEDIYEVLAPENVVAARNSTGGTGQTQVKKQIELAETKLKSVEKV, translated from the coding sequence ATGGCTAAACTTTGGGGCGGCCGTTTTACGAAAGAAACCAATAAGCTTGTTGAAGAGTTCACAGCCTCCATTGAATTCGATCAACAGCTTGCATTAGAGGATATAAAGGGTAGTCTCGCGCATGTCCAGATGCTTGCGGAATGTGAGATCATTTCACTTGAAGAAGCTGACACGATCAAAAACGGGCTGGAAACATTAAAGAAAAAAATCGAGAATGAAGAGCTTGAATATGCGGTTGAACATGAAGACATCCATATGAATATCGAGAAGCACTTGATTGATGAAATCGGAACTGTAGGCGGTAAACTGCATACAGGGCGCAGCCGGAATGATCAGGTAGCAACTGATATGCATTTATATTTGAAAACCAAGACGACTGAGATCATCCAGCTTGTCGAACAGGTCCAACACTCGATCTTGGTACAATCTAAAGCGAATGTTGATACCATTTTACCTGGTTATACACATTTACAACGTGCACAGCCGATTTCTTTCGCCCATCATCTGATGGCTTACTTCTGGATGTTCGAGCGAGACAAAGAACGATTAGTCGATAGTCTGAAAAGAGTGAATGTCCTTCCGCTCGGTGCCGGTGCGCTGGCAGGTACGACGTTCTCGATCAATCGGGAGAGAGTGGCTGAAATCCTTGAGTTCGATTCGATCTACCCAAACAGCATGGATGCGGTAAGCGACAGAGACTTCATATTAGAATTTCTCTCGATCGCTTCAATCATGATGACGCATATATCGCGTCTTTCAGAAGAAATGGTGATCTGGTCGAGTCAGGAGTTCGGTTTCATTGAGTTGGACGATTCTTTCTGTACCGGTTCAAGCATCATGCCGCAAAAAAAGAACCCTGATGTCCCAGAGCTTTTACGGGCGAAAACGGGACGTACGTATGGGAACCTTATGGGATTATTAACTGTCTTGAAAGGTTTGCCGTTAGCGTATAACAAGGATATGCAGGAAGATAAGGAAGGGATGTTCGATACGGTCAAAACGTTGGATGGATCGTTGAAGCTTCTGGCACCGATGATTGAAACGATGACGGTGAACACAGGAGCGATGCGAAAGGCTGTGACTGAAGACTATTCGAATGCCACTGATTTGGCTGACTACCTCGTTACGAAAGGATTGCCTTTCCGTGAGGCTCATGCGATCATCGGTCAAATCGTCCTCCATGCAATCCAACAAAAGAAATATCTCTTAGACCTTAATCTCGAGGTTTATCAGGAATTCAGTCCGTTATTTGAAGAGGATATCTATGAGGTCCTAGCACCCGAAAACGTGGTTGCTGCGAGAAACAGTACAGGCGGGACGGGACAAACACAAGTCAAAAAGCAGATTGAACTCGCTGAAACAAAACTGAAAAGCGTAGAGAAGGTATAA
- a CDS encoding DUF302 domain-containing protein, with protein sequence MFHYTVTTNQSIDEACETLEKQLKEEQFGVLWNFDLKNTLNTKGLEFDRDFRILEVCNPKEAQRVLNQNVMVGYFLPCKMVVYEDDGVSKIGMPKPTSLVTMVDDAQITEMAEDIEKRLIACMDKSSV encoded by the coding sequence ATGTTTCATTATACAGTAACAACAAATCAATCGATTGATGAAGCTTGCGAAACATTGGAAAAGCAATTGAAGGAAGAGCAATTCGGGGTACTATGGAACTTTGATCTGAAGAATACCTTGAACACCAAAGGACTAGAATTCGACAGAGATTTCAGGATTTTAGAAGTGTGTAACCCGAAGGAAGCGCAACGTGTATTGAATCAAAATGTAATGGTCGGCTATTTCCTTCCTTGTAAAATGGTTGTTTATGAAGATGATGGCGTCTCGAAGATCGGAATGCCAAAACCGACATCCCTCGTTACGATGGTCGACGATGCCCAAATCACCGAAATGGCAGAGGATATCGAGAAAAGACTAATCGCATGTATGGATAAATCCAGCGTCTAA
- a CDS encoding argininosuccinate synthase: protein MSKGKVVLAYSGGLDTSVSIKWIQEKYGYDVIALGLDVGEGKDLETIKNKALSVGAIKSIVVDAKELLAKEYLLPALKSNCLYEGKYPLSSALSRPLISKLLVEVAEQEGAVAVAHGCTGKGNDQVRFEVSIQALNPDLQVIAPVREWGMTRDEEIEYAAEKGIPIPVNLDNPFSIDANIWGRACEAGVLEDPWAEAPENAYDWTNPIEMTPNEPEYLEIDFEEGVPVALNGEKTPIVELIETLNEIGGKHGYGRIDHIENRLVGIKSREVYENPAALLLINAHKELEFLTLPREVTQFKPQVEQQMAKLVYEGLWYSPLRSALEAFINETQKVVSGTIKIKLFKGNATVVARKSSHSLYNEQLATYSEGDLFDHNAAVGFIKLWGLSTKVHAEVNKKPNLKAVSKEKLYG from the coding sequence ATGAGCAAAGGGAAAGTGGTTTTAGCTTATTCAGGTGGGTTGGATACTTCTGTATCAATCAAATGGATACAAGAAAAATACGGTTATGATGTAATTGCACTTGGTTTAGACGTAGGAGAAGGAAAAGACTTAGAAACCATCAAAAACAAGGCGCTGAGCGTAGGTGCTATAAAATCGATTGTAGTCGATGCGAAGGAGCTTTTAGCAAAAGAATACTTATTGCCTGCATTGAAATCGAATTGCCTGTATGAAGGAAAGTATCCGTTATCCTCAGCATTATCTCGTCCCCTAATTTCGAAGCTTTTGGTGGAAGTCGCTGAACAGGAAGGTGCAGTGGCGGTTGCACACGGCTGCACTGGAAAAGGGAATGATCAGGTACGATTTGAGGTTTCCATCCAGGCTTTAAATCCGGATCTTCAAGTCATTGCACCTGTTCGTGAATGGGGAATGACACGTGATGAAGAAATTGAATATGCAGCAGAGAAAGGCATTCCGATCCCGGTCAATCTCGACAATCCTTTTTCAATCGATGCTAATATTTGGGGCCGTGCTTGTGAAGCGGGTGTCCTTGAGGATCCATGGGCAGAGGCGCCAGAAAATGCGTATGATTGGACAAATCCAATCGAAATGACTCCAAATGAGCCTGAATATCTCGAAATCGATTTTGAAGAGGGAGTACCTGTCGCTCTAAATGGTGAAAAGACACCGATCGTCGAGTTGATCGAAACATTGAACGAAATCGGTGGAAAACATGGGTACGGTCGAATCGACCATATTGAGAATCGTCTCGTCGGAATCAAATCCCGAGAAGTGTATGAGAACCCTGCTGCTTTGTTGTTGATCAATGCACATAAAGAGCTGGAATTCTTGACGTTGCCTCGCGAGGTCACTCAATTCAAGCCTCAGGTGGAGCAACAGATGGCGAAGCTTGTATATGAAGGCCTTTGGTACTCACCATTACGCTCTGCATTGGAAGCCTTCATCAATGAAACACAAAAGGTTGTAAGCGGCACAATCAAAATCAAGCTGTTTAAAGGTAACGCAACAGTTGTTGCACGTAAATCTAGTCATAGCTTATATAACGAGCAGTTAGCGACCTATTCAGAAGGAGATCTCTTTGATCACAATGCTGCTGTAGGCTTTATCAAATTATGGGGGCTCTCGACGAAAGTACATGCTGAAGTGAATAAGAAGCCGAATCTTAAGGCAGTCAGCAAGGAGAAATTGTATGGCTAA
- a CDS encoding SurA N-terminal domain-containing protein, with translation MKKIMYTALVALFAFALAACGGNEEGKGNENKEGQQKDKENKEKTEQMEEMQKKMEEQQVDENKVVATVNDEEIKGADFNRALGQMQMQYQQMGQDPTSKKVADQLKKQVVTGLVDFEVIVQEAEAKGYDASEDEVNKQIDQIKGQFDDDKKFKEALKTNKLNEEQLKEQIAAQIQYETYVEKEIPAEEVSEEELKKYYDQMKEAQGEQAPKYEEVKDQLKKQMQEKQKQEKVAQKVKELKKDADINVKI, from the coding sequence TTGAAAAAAATCATGTATACAGCTTTAGTCGCCCTGTTTGCATTCGCTTTAGCAGCATGTGGTGGTAATGAAGAGGGTAAAGGTAACGAAAACAAAGAAGGTCAACAAAAGGACAAAGAGAATAAAGAAAAAACAGAACAGATGGAAGAAATGCAGAAAAAGATGGAAGAACAACAGGTTGATGAAAATAAAGTGGTTGCTACTGTCAATGATGAAGAAATCAAAGGAGCAGATTTCAACCGGGCATTAGGCCAAATGCAAATGCAGTATCAACAAATGGGACAAGATCCTACATCTAAAAAAGTTGCAGATCAATTGAAAAAGCAAGTCGTCACTGGTCTTGTGGATTTCGAAGTGATCGTTCAAGAGGCTGAAGCAAAGGGCTATGATGCATCAGAGGATGAAGTAAACAAACAGATCGATCAGATCAAAGGTCAATTTGACGATGACAAGAAATTCAAGGAAGCATTGAAGACCAACAAGCTGAATGAAGAACAATTGAAAGAACAGATCGCAGCACAAATCCAGTATGAGACTTATGTGGAAAAAGAAATTCCGGCTGAAGAGGTCTCTGAGGAAGAATTAAAAAAATATTACGACCAAATGAAAGAAGCTCAAGGAGAACAAGCTCCAAAGTATGAAGAAGTAAAAGATCAACTTAAAAAACAAATGCAAGAGAAACAGAAGCAAGAAAAGGTAGCTCAAAAAGTGAAAGAACTGAAGAAAGATGCGGACATCAATGTAAAAATCTAA
- a CDS encoding putative holin-like toxin yields the protein MTVFQTLMVTISFATLIISVLSFPYKK from the coding sequence ATGACGGTATTTCAAACGTTGATGGTTACCATCTCGTTTGCCACGTTGATTATCAGCGTATTGTCATTCCCGTATAAAAAATAG
- a CDS encoding Type 1 glutamine amidotransferase-like domain-containing protein, translating into MSQLIMLSNIDEHLDKELEKKIRQIVSEKGSTLGYIPSQYDVTKHYFNRMKPHLQRFGFDQYVYFDIDKEYEPENLDELSSCDAIYLSGGNTYYSLKNLRSRNMLCFLQDFVKTGGVLIGVSAGAMMMSPTIEVAQFLDPNDVRLADPEALNLVQLHFLPHFIDRVRMTVAVERFMTRTSIPLYVCQDRAGIVIEKGNLECYGNVRRADF; encoded by the coding sequence ATGAGTCAATTGATCATGTTGAGCAATATCGATGAACATCTAGATAAAGAGTTGGAGAAGAAGATCAGGCAGATTGTCTCAGAGAAAGGTTCTACATTAGGCTATATCCCTTCACAATACGATGTGACAAAACATTACTTCAATCGTATGAAACCGCATTTGCAACGGTTTGGTTTTGATCAATATGTTTATTTTGATATTGATAAAGAATATGAACCTGAAAACCTGGATGAGTTATCGTCCTGTGATGCGATTTACTTATCTGGTGGAAATACATATTATTCTTTGAAGAATCTACGTTCGAGGAACATGCTGTGTTTTCTACAGGACTTTGTAAAAACCGGTGGAGTCTTGATCGGGGTAAGTGCAGGCGCGATGATGATGTCGCCGACAATAGAGGTTGCGCAATTTTTGGACCCCAATGATGTCCGACTTGCCGATCCTGAGGCACTCAACTTAGTCCAGCTGCATTTCTTACCCCATTTCATAGATCGGGTTCGCATGACAGTAGCAGTAGAAAGATTCATGACTCGTACATCAATACCCCTGTATGTATGTCAGGACCGAGCGGGCATTGTAATCGAAAAAGGAAACCTGGAATGTTACGGGAATGTAAGAAGAGCTGACTTCTGA
- a CDS encoding metalloregulator ArsR/SmtB family transcription factor → MAKDDVCKVNCVHEDKVRRIKADIEGKDTMSAAKVFKALSDDTRIKIAYALTIEEELCVCDVSNIVDCTVATASHHLRLLRNMGLAKYRKVGKLVYYSLDDEHVRQIIQTAFSHLEEGKHLATS, encoded by the coding sequence ATGGCGAAAGACGATGTTTGTAAAGTCAATTGTGTGCATGAAGATAAAGTGAGGCGGATAAAAGCTGATATAGAAGGAAAAGATACCATGTCAGCGGCAAAAGTTTTCAAAGCCTTATCCGATGATACAAGGATCAAAATCGCTTATGCATTGACGATAGAGGAAGAACTATGTGTATGCGATGTATCAAATATCGTTGATTGTACGGTTGCAACGGCTTCCCATCACCTGAGGTTGCTTCGGAATATGGGACTTGCAAAATATCGGAAAGTCGGAAAGCTTGTGTACTACTCATTAGATGATGAACACGTAAGGCAAATCATCCAGACCGCATTCTCCCATTTAGAGGAGGGGAAACACCTTGCAACAAGCTAA
- a CDS encoding metal-sensitive transcriptional regulator, with protein MEYNDQMKNRVKRIEGQVRGVLKMMDEEKDCKDIVTQMSAIRSALDRTIGLVVGTNLEQCLREQLDKGENTDDLIKEAVNLLVKSR; from the coding sequence ATGGAATATAATGATCAAATGAAAAACCGTGTCAAACGTATTGAAGGACAAGTCCGCGGAGTCCTCAAAATGATGGACGAAGAAAAAGACTGTAAGGATATAGTGACACAGATGTCTGCAATAAGAAGTGCGTTGGACCGTACGATCGGTCTAGTTGTTGGTACAAACCTTGAACAGTGTCTCAGAGAACAACTGGATAAAGGTGAAAATACGGACGATCTAATTAAAGAAGCAGTCAATCTACTTGTAAAAAGCAGATAA